A single window of Deltaproteobacteria bacterium DNA harbors:
- a CDS encoding tetratricopeptide repeat protein, which yields MKREQRIRALKESGKFEEAEKEIQEGLRQNPDHTLLKTSLADLHLRQGHLAEGRILAEEVLAHDPQHPQALSVLGDFFLKEHFPHQAWECFRQAFFRDPRPYLILKTARALKEMGNFAEALQELEKVLVVQRENFPFLKEKALILNRMKKFDQALDCYEKVKDKGQVSKVIPLQGKLNLKKGISYTMNLKYSDEAG from the coding sequence TTGAAGAGAGAGCAGCGCATACGGGCCCTCAAAGAAAGTGGAAAGTTTGAGGAAGCCGAAAAAGAAATCCAGGAAGGCCTGCGGCAGAACCCAGATCACACCCTGCTCAAGACCAGTCTGGCCGACCTGCACTTGCGCCAGGGTCATCTGGCCGAGGGGAGAATTTTAGCCGAGGAAGTCCTGGCGCATGATCCCCAGCATCCGCAAGCCCTGTCTGTCCTCGGTGATTTTTTTTTAAAGGAACACTTCCCCCACCAAGCTTGGGAGTGCTTCCGGCAAGCCTTTTTTCGCGACCCCAGGCCTTACCTAATCCTCAAAACCGCCCGTGCTCTCAAGGAAATGGGAAATTTCGCAGAGGCCTTGCAGGAACTGGAAAAAGTCCTCGTTGTCCAGCGGGAAAACTTTCCGTTCCTGAAAGAGAAGGCTTTGATTCTCAACCGCATGAAAAAGTTTGACCAGGCCCTGGACTGTTACGAAAAAGTAAAGGATAAGGGTCAAGTGTCAAAAGTGATCCCGTTGCAGGGAAAACTAAACTTGAAAAAAGGAATTTCCTATACAATGAACCTAAAATATTCTGATGAGGCCGGATGA
- a CDS encoding methionine synthase, with protein sequence MKRDDQKRFLPCFLATGVGSLPHADVPRACALIARTMPQTPFWPQLPEHSFLESMTIQVSPGLPFLKVEEEKGKVFFDTTLDKARELEKVYNFYLTGDTNSYPIPPAYAGGLEGMMRYLKENQHLPLRFFKGQIVGPITFGLSIQDNDGKDIIHNEVVFDAVMKGLLLRGRWIIQRMKTIAEEVILFIDEPGLSAYGSAFFSVDASTITGRLNEMIEEFQAQGVWVGVHCCGNTDWSLLLRTKADIINFDAWGFFERFSLYPEALNDFLSRHGVLAWGIVPTVEFTGQETVEALREKLERGFRELSGKGISAEILRERTLLTTSCGMGLMSVEDSEKAMGLLAELSRRMREKYF encoded by the coding sequence ATGAAAAGGGACGACCAAAAAAGATTCCTGCCCTGCTTTCTGGCCACAGGAGTTGGGAGTTTACCCCATGCCGATGTGCCAAGGGCCTGCGCGCTCATTGCCCGGACCATGCCCCAAACTCCCTTCTGGCCCCAGCTCCCTGAGCACAGTTTTCTGGAGAGTATGACCATTCAGGTCAGTCCCGGGCTTCCTTTCTTGAAGGTTGAAGAAGAGAAAGGAAAGGTTTTTTTCGATACCACTCTTGATAAGGCCCGGGAATTAGAAAAGGTTTATAATTTTTATTTAACCGGTGACACGAACTCTTACCCTATTCCGCCGGCCTATGCGGGCGGCCTGGAAGGGATGATGCGATATCTTAAAGAAAATCAACATTTACCCTTACGATTTTTCAAAGGACAGATCGTCGGACCGATTACCTTTGGTTTGTCGATCCAGGACAATGACGGGAAAGACATCATCCACAATGAGGTCGTCTTTGATGCCGTGATGAAAGGCTTGTTGCTGCGGGGCCGATGGATCATCCAAAGGATGAAAACGATTGCGGAAGAAGTTATCCTCTTCATTGATGAACCAGGACTATCAGCCTATGGGTCGGCGTTTTTTAGCGTGGATGCTTCAACCATTACCGGGCGGTTGAATGAAATGATCGAAGAATTTCAGGCTCAGGGCGTCTGGGTAGGGGTGCACTGCTGCGGGAATACGGATTGGTCCTTACTCCTGAGGACAAAGGCGGACATCATCAATTTCGATGCCTGGGGATTTTTTGAACGCTTCTCCCTCTACCCCGAGGCGCTAAATGATTTTCTTTCTCGCCATGGTGTTTTGGCGTGGGGGATTGTCCCTACAGTGGAGTTCACGGGGCAGGAAACGGTTGAGGCCCTTAGGGAAAAGCTGGAGAGAGGGTTTCGTGAACTGAGCGGCAAGGGAATCAGTGCAGAAATTTTGCGGGAAAGAACCCTGCTTACGACCAGTTGCGGGATGGGGCTGATGTCCGTGGAAGATTCGGAAAAAGCCATGGGCCTCCTGGCTGAACTTTCCAGGCGGATGCGGGAAAAGTATTTTTAA